The following is a genomic window from Malus sylvestris chromosome 12, drMalSylv7.2, whole genome shotgun sequence.
GGAAAACAACAGGGACCCGTTTGAACAGTAAATGATCCTGCTTTTCAACGTAACGGCGATCCGTTTTTCAATCTTTGTCATATTTTGaccataatatattttaaggaaaactaataaaaagggcttgaaaactttgagttttaatgataaggactaaataaagggtaaagtgaatagtaccaggtttgactttttagtgtaaaaatgtggtttttcgttaaagagaacagtaccgtgggcttttcgttaaaactccctatatTTTATGAGTCATAAAAATCAGTCGATGGTAGTATGGAATTGTTTTGAAAGATACAACACTAGCATGACACTGTTGTTCTCTGAAAAAATGGAGACTTCTGAATGTTGTTacttattatcattattatttttttttgcaggtGGATGGAAACTTCCTAGACAGAGCTTTGGCATCACAACAGAGAACTGATTATTCTGCAGTGCTATTTTATGCTTCCTGGTGCCCACTTTCATGCACAATGTATCCCACATTTGAAAAGCTCAGCTTCATGTTCCCTCAAGTAGAGCATTTGGCCATTGAGGAATCTTCAGCCCTGCCGAGGTAAGCTTAACTTGGTGTACTTTGTCCTCTATCTATAGCCCAATACATTATCCTCATTCTGTTCTGGATTGTAATTTCTAATGTCTGTTATGTATGGCGGCAATGAAAACTCTCTGAAAGGGGAGGAAACTGACCGAGGTTTTCGTATTGGAGTTATAACATTATAGCTCCATGAGCAAAAGCCCCTGTCATGTTGAATCCTGTGTAAGATtccttcttttgcttttgtatcTGTGGTAAACTAAAGTATTGATGCTGTAGGCCAAACATTGATTTCAGGAAAAGAAATTATGTGTGTAGCTATGTAAATTTATTGAgtattttgtttgtttcttgTTAAAAAGGAAATCTGTGCAATTATAATGTTTTCCATACGTAATCTAAATGTCAATGTTGTACAGATTTGTTGTTGGTGTATTGTTCTAGTTAAAACTGCATATTCCATGGCCATGGAAGgcaattttttcattttcttacaGTTATTACTATACCTGCCTTTTGGGATGTATAATATCCATGGCCTTGGAGAGATGTTTACTGTAAGATATTTATGGGATGGAAGAAAGTTGTATTATTATCCGTTCTTTGAAAACACAGCTACGTTGTCATGCCTTTGATGCGTTGTATTGCAGTGTGTTCTCAAGATATGGAATACATAGCTTCCCTTCGATTTTACTAGTCAATCAGACATCAATGATGCGTTATCATGGTCCAAAAAATCTCTCCTTGCTTGCACAGTTTTACCAGAAAACCACAGGTAAAATTCTCCTAAATTGAAGAATATTTATGCATGCGGGGTAGATGGCCTATCTATCATATTCTGTTCCTTTTCATCTATTTATTGCACTATTTCTTACCATATATGTCCTCGCTGTCCCGTTTCTTTCAGGACTTGAACCAGTTCAATATTTTGATGGCGATCATACTGTTAGCTTAAATATACGTGAAAAATCTATAATCCAGTCAATGAGTGACATGTCACTAAGGGAGATATCAAGGAGGGAACCCTTTTTAGCTTTTGCTACATTGTTTCTCTGTTTGAGGGTGCTTCTGTATATATTCCCGAAGGTATTGACTCGCCTCCAAGCTTTCTGGGTCCTATACGTTCCTCATTTTAACTTGGGAATATTTGGGGAGACGAGTCAAATTATGGGGCGTATCCTCCACATGGTTGATGTTAGGAGGATTTGGACCAAGCTGAGATTATGCAAGACGAGGAACTTCCACAAGGGAGCAAAGAACGCCAGGGTTTGGGCTTCTTCCCTAACTTCTGTCTCCTTGGGCAAATCTTCATCTGCTCGATCGTCGACAAACTGAGTGTATAAATCTCCAACTAATGTGTATCATCCACCATTAGCTGCTGTGATGCTCCTGGGGCAGGTAGTTATCTCTGTCTTTCTCAAATATTTTTACTGGTAGTGATGATAACTGGAGCTGCCCTCTGTCTTCCTTTGGGTTGAGTTTTTTTCGGTGAAAGCAAACAAGCTATGTAAATTTGAGAATAGCTTTCATTTTGTAAATTACTCGTCATCTGACGGGAAAGTGTATTAGGTTATACAAGTGGAATGTAAGTATATTAATCTCTCGCTCGATTCATCGTTCAAGACCATAATCTTGCTTTCGCTAATCATCGAAATCTTAACAGTTACGTATGTAATATCATGTTTGAGATAATAGCTGTGCAGATTGAGTGCTTGTTGAGTAAGGAGCTCTGCAGCCTTTCATGCATTCTTAATTTGCCTACTGGAATCCACGACTTGGTTAAACATGGTGTTCCATGTCGAGCAAATTGCTTACACAAGCAACTCTGCTTCGCCATCTACCATCTCCGCTGCGACATTAGGTTCGCAGCTGTTAACAGCTCGAGAATTCCCAGACTTTGGCTACCACCAGGTTCGACTGACCATGGTAGTTCACTAATATTGCAGCGCTGTAACTGGAGTCGAACCCCCTAATGAGAACTGCCGTCAAATTAATCCACCACACCTAGCCAGGAACAAGAAAGATTCTGAACAAAGTGGAACTAGGTAAAACTCGGTCGTTTGCATTGATCCAGGGTTTTGTTTAAATAGAGAATACAGTCCGGCTTGGCTCCCACTCTTTTTCAACGCGATTTTTCGCGCTTCTCCCGGAAGGTGAGTAGAGCTTTTGCTCGGGTGTTCACACCACCTCTTTCCTTTGGTTTGCCTTTGTTGGCATTGTTGCTAGTGGGTTTTGTCCCGCTAGCTTCCTTTGATTTGTGGCAGCTATTGTTGTGGTGTGCTATGGAGGAATTTGGGGCTCTGTTTTGGGGTCCTGTTATTACTCTGTTTTCATCCAGCTTTGGGACTGTAGTTCTGTTCCTTTCCGATGGTTGCAAGGGTTGTTCGTTTGGTAAGCAGGTTGACGACGGAGGTAGGAAGCTGCTAGGGTTTACTTTGGTGTTTTACCTGTTCAGGCCTCAAAACTatgttttgggttgttgggTTACTATGTAGGTCCATTTTTTTGTCTGTGTGTTTCTTGTATTTGAGTCTTCTCTCATGTAATCTATTGTGTTATAAATAAAGTAAAcctttgttcaaaaaaaaagaaaaagagaatacagtaaggaaaagaaagaaaatatggagttttaacgaaaagcccacggtactgttcactttaacaaaaaatcacattttttatactaaaaagtcaattatggtactattcactttaccctttattttgtcattatcgttaaaattcaaaattttctaatatttttcattaattttcctaagAAAATAAACTAGTAATAAAGATTCCAGCCCATGGACGGTTGTACGTCCTCCCTTTGTCtccttgttttattttattaaccTTTTCCTTTCATCCAAAGCAAACTCGAACAAGCAACAGACACTCTAAAAGGTCTTTCAAaatctttttaaattttgatttaactACACACTTTAAAAAAAGTTAAGATTTTCCAGTGAAATCAATTGATAATATAGAGTCGCTTAACTTACTGATAATAAGTACATACAAAGTCATTTATCGCATCAATATGAAAATTATTCTTAACACGTTTCTTTACGTGTGACAAGTTTTCAAACTTAATACGTAAATAACACAACAAGTGAAGTGTAATACGCTTGGCTGTTTGATTTCACACGTAAAATAACCTGTCTTAATACTAAAAAAAAGCTAAGGTTTCGTCCGTGGAGTGCGAATGAGACAAACAAAAGAATCTCCTTTTCATTTGAAAACTTCACTTTCTTCACTCTGTCTATCCATCCATCCGTCCCTATACAACTTTTTCACACGGAGATGAAAAGAAAGAACCTTGAGAGCTACTTGTGAGCGCGAACATTAGTTAACCTCTAACCAAAGTTACACATTAGTAATCAAACTTTCCATTTAAATAAAAGCCATtaacaaatgaaaagaaatataaaccAAACCCATCTGGTAAGGCAAAGCAATTCTCTCTTTGGTGGGTCCCTTTTTCGACCACCATGCATCCTTCCCTTCGCCACTATTAGAAGAACGGATAAGCACTCATTCAAACCGTCTCAAGCATCTTGCTTGCTTATGGTGGATCAATCTTTCACTCCAAGAGCAACAAGCCACACTCCATGCCCATGTCCAGAGAGAACTTCCCCAGAAAGCTCCATGAAAGCCACCTTCGTTGATTCAATTATCATTCAACATTACTACTAGTACCCTTCTCCTCTCCTCCTTTGATCATCTGAATTCATTGATCCCATAATATTTCATTTTTTGGTTTGGAAAGATGGATCTTGATGAGTGGGAGTACCTACCAGATGATGCGTTTCTTGATTTCCATGAAGACAGTGAAGAGAAGAGGATTTTCTCGAGCAAACGCTATTCTTCTTCTGATAATTCAAAAAGTGTTTTCAACATGAACTACTTCATAATCCCATCACCCAGTTCTAGGTCAAAAGTCATTCACGAGACACCACCACGACGACTACCGCCAACAACACCGCCACCGGTGTCGCCAGCTTGGATTAATTCAAGTCTTGTTCCCGTTCCAATTCAGCTGGAACTACCTCCAAGCCTTGACAAGGCCCCATCACTCtcacaagaagaacaagaagaagaaaaacaagtcatcaaAGTCTCCCAAGTGGATCAAGACGCACAACTCTCCCAAGTTTACTTCAAGAAAACTTGGGAAAATGAATTTGCCGACATGAAAATATTGGACTCCCCAAAGTCTCCCACCTGCAGATCACCTATGCATCAACAAACTGATAAGTTTCAGTTTGATGACAATTTAGGTCAAGAAATCACCTCTCTAAGGAAGGAAGTTGTTGACAAAAACAGCTTGTTGGAGTCATCAGAAGAGATAaatagcaacaacaacaacaacaacatctGGAAGCTGAGTTTTACAGGAATCGGAGCAATTTGCTCTTTTGGTTTTGCTGCTGCTACCGTTTGTATTATCTTTTTCGGTGCCCATCAGAGGAACAAACAGTATCAGCACAACCAGAATCGCTTCCAGATCTACACTGACGACAACAAGGTCAGCAAATTTAATTAATCTTCTAGCTCCCATCTACTTAATTAGTCCAATTAATTACATTAGTGCTGTTTTAATttcttcattatttttcttatttttccccATTCTTTGCAaacttattttaaaaattagtaCTCATCCAAAATACTTATTACAATTGTTTTTATCAAATATGACTAGTTTTCGAATACGCGATAACATGTCTAGTTTGCTAGCCATTGAACATGAGTTATGTAATTAATATAAACAAGACAACGAATGATTATAAATTATTGAACTATCTAGCGGGATGCGTATTATTAGTGACCGTTTAACAATTGTCATGTATAACATTTCGttttcatgcatgcatgcatgccacATGATGTTACAGTCTcacacaataatttttttcatgtggCATCAAAGTGCATTGTTGTAGGTTTATTTGCCCCATTTTGGGATTGTCAATTGTACTAGAGCCGAACCAATATTCTAATCccacttttgttaatttttggatCGATTCAGAGGATTAAGCATGCTGTTCAAGATGCAACCAAATTGAATGAAGCATTTTCAGCAGTTAGAGTATCCCTCCCTAGAGCTCATGTCACGTTACTATAATGGTCTATGAACAGCCGCCTCCCACTCGATGAAATGGAAGTTAATTTACAGTACTGCCTGAGTTTGCTTTTGCACTGTACTCGTAGAAgagatatatttttctttcaagcGTATAAGGTCAATAAATGTGCATTGCATGGGATGCTTGTATAGATTCTGAATCCTTTGTTTGTATAGTAGATTTCCTATTTTGTATTAGTTTGGCCAATTGGCCACATATTATTTGTATCCGTAGAAGATCTATAATAATTCACTTTTCTCATTTCTCTTCCGCTACCTTGAACCTCCTTGCACTACAAGAAAAGTGAGCAACAACTGCCAAGATTACGTATAAAACAATATAAAAGATTCTCGATTCTAGACTGAGCAAGGTTTCTAGCAAGCCAAAAATAGTTGAATCTGTTAGCTGCTACCcaactttaatatatatatatatatatatatatatatatatatatatgcaattgTTAACTATTACCATTattttccaagttttttttactaTGGGATTCTTtaaattattcaaaattatGGGAAGTAGAATTCAAATTTAGGCGTAAGATACACATTTATAACCAACTAGCATATAACAGCCTGCATCTGGATGGTTTTGTTCAGttaaatcttaatttttgaCAAACTAATCTTTCTTTCTCTATACTCAATTGCTGCTGGAAATACTTGATCTAAATGGAAGCAGCTAAGTGCTTGCCCCTATCAGATTTCTCATATGCAACAACTTGATTGGTAGATATTTTAATAGGCCATGAGGGAGACTTATGGAACACCATACACATTCCAACAAATGAGATTACTGAGTCATGACCCACTTCGTCAGAAAATGTGATGACCTGTGCTTCATTACAAAATTCATGACGTGATGTTTATAGGCCACCTTCAATTATGATCGAGAAATAATTCACAAACGCGAACTGGTTTTGGTTGGAGTGACGTTCAAGGCCTCTCCACCAGAATATAACACCATGTTAAATAATTTGGTCACTtagaattttgtttaattttattgaaTATGACCTTCATCAAGACTCCTCTTCAAGACTTTAGCAACCTCCTGGTGCTGGGAGTTCAACCACGTGTACAGAAAAGGGATGCGGTTCATATGCTTGTATCAAAATCACATCTAATCAGACCTAGCTCCCTAATGAAAATCACTTCTCTAGTAAGGTTAAACTTCACTTACTCCTGACCTCACTTCAAGCTACAATGtgaggtaataatttcaacgtCTCATTATCAATTACTTGCTATGAATAAATTCCAGATagatttcattttttattttttgaaaaagaagactttaatatttcattcattaaaaaatgcaatataaattcatatgatGAAAAACCCGACTCCAAAAGGTTCCATACAAACTAGATTTAAAAATATCACAATAAAGCATCACCATCGAAAATCAATAAGTAAAAATCAAGCATTTGCCATCGGGACCTGCAAGATTACACATatcaataaaattattaaacttcGTGTTATACGGAGATCATGTGAGAACAAAAATCTCAAATCAAACGTTGGGACAAGAATGACGATGTTAATGGGCCTAATTGTATCATCTACTCACCACCACGAttccaaaacacaaaaatatatCCTAGATTGATTTCTTGTTCATGAAATCtttgaaagaaataaaagtCACTAGATAAATTGCCTAATTATGAGATCGGCATCGAATACACTCATGAACAAGACAATTAATTAGAGAACCTGATTTTAAACAAGTAATtactatattattattatttgcaaggcaaaaaatcttatattatttaGGGTAATTCTCAGTTTATACCCTGAAGTATCAtggttttcaaacttttataTATCAATTTTTTTCACCTCAATGTCATACCAAAAGTGAGAATTgtgggacagtttcatacattcGTTAGGTTTCCATGAAAACCTTCGTTAACTTGTGAGGTGGCacccacgtggacaatgactgagCGCCGCGTGTTAATCTGCCtgacattaaaaaataaaaaagattaataaaaaaaaaagtatcatTATTTACTATAGATAAAGGCACAAGTGATGGGAAACATGCATCATAGAAATTCCACAACcctcctttctttctctcatgcaccctctctctcttcaataAAATAGGTTACAATACAAATCAATTACTTGTTATTAAGGATGTTGACACTACTATGTTTAATAGTTATAGCGACGAAACAAGGACCGTCGCTTAAAGAAGATTTGTGTCGGCCAAAAAATTGGACGACAAAACCTTCGTCGCCAAAGTGTCATCGCGTAAAGCTCGTGAAGTTAGGATTTGCATGACGAAATTAACATTTGTCTCACTAAGGTTTATGGGACGAAGAACCTTCGTAGCGTAATATTTAACATTATGAAGGGCAATTCGTTGCACTAAGTTTTAAGAGATGAAGGACTTCGTGGCGCAATATTGAAcaccacaaaagaaaattcgTCGCACTAAGTTTTGAGAGGCGAATACTTCGTATCGCATCTTTCAAAACCACGAAGGTCATTTCATCACGCATTCTTTAGAACCATGAAATCTGTCGTCGCCCTGATGCCTACAAAAGAATTTCCTTGGATAGGTATTTGCACGATGAAATATTTTGTTGTGCAAACATTAGCGCAAGgacaatttttcatttttttgtaatttaaaacTTGTAAGTAATTTGGTGTTAAGaagtttgcgcgacgaattGTTTCCTTTCATTTAGTTTAGTGCGACGAAGTCATTTCGGCATgcaaagatatatatatatcggcATGCaaagatttatatatatatatatatatatatatatattattaatagttgatatttaaattaaattactttcattagaaaaaaaacagtaattttgaaagaaaaaataaatttacatcaaataaaaaatataatgtacgtatgggaatttttttttggtaggcCAACTATGAGAGTATTTTTGGTAGGCTAATACAAGGTAATTATAGtaagaatgagatttttggagtgtcaataacaattttcttttgacagaattgaaagaaataaaaatcacTATATACGTTTCCCAATTAGCGAGATCAGTATTGAATATACTCAACAAGGCAATTAATTAGAGAACTTGGttttaagaaagtaattttTGTCTCATTATTAAttgatattaattttcattttgaggTCAGTTTTTGCTCACCCTCTTAATTATGGTgtagtgtttcttttccttacGTTTTTCTTATAACAAAAACACTCTTTTTTTTCTCCAACTCAATTTTCATTCACTATAAAATTAGTTTGCATTCTAAGTTAATGTGTcatctgtttctctctctctctctctctctctctctctctctctctct
Proteins encoded in this region:
- the LOC126593542 gene encoding uncharacterized protein LOC126593542; amino-acid sequence: MDLDEWEYLPDDAFLDFHEDSEEKRIFSSKRYSSSDNSKSVFNMNYFIIPSPSSRSKVIHETPPRRLPPTTPPPVSPAWINSSLVPVPIQLELPPSLDKAPSLSQEEQEEEKQVIKVSQVDQDAQLSQVYFKKTWENEFADMKILDSPKSPTCRSPMHQQTDKFQFDDNLGQEITSLRKEVVDKNSLLESSEEINSNNNNNNIWKLSFTGIGAICSFGFAAATVCIIFFGAHQRNKQYQHNQNRFQIYTDDNKRIKHAVQDATKLNEAFSAVRVSLPRAHVTLL
- the LOC126593541 gene encoding 5'-adenylylsulfate reductase-like 5; its protein translation is MDKSVILLYIAALAASFRLASSSALCPHESDFFRYSLQSQCPISISPHPPLKVDGNFLDRALASQQRTDYSAVLFYASWCPLSCTMYPTFEKLSFMFPQVEHLAIEESSALPSVFSRYGIHSFPSILLVNQTSMMRYHGPKNLSLLAQFYQKTTGLEPVQYFDGDHTVSLNIREKSIIQSMSDMSLREISRREPFLAFATLFLCLRVLLYIFPKVLTRLQAFWVLYVPHFNLGIFGETSQIMGRILHMVDVRRIWTKLRLCKTRNFHKGAKNARVWASSLTSVSLGKSSSARSSTN